From Anopheles coluzzii chromosome 3, AcolN3, whole genome shotgun sequence, the proteins below share one genomic window:
- the LOC120958870 gene encoding probable cGMP 3',5'-cyclic phosphodiesterase subunit delta has translation MGTDDLGKGEKILNGFQINWMILRDADTGKIIWQENKDFSCPDVEHEAKVPVKILSLRAVSREINFSTVEAMENFRLDQKVLFKGRIMEEWFFEMGWVSPNTTNTWQSTIEAAPESQMMPAKVLNGNVTIETSFYDGDTLISKSVVRLYYI, from the exons ATGGGCACGGACGATCTCGGTAAAGGGGAGAAAATTCTAAACGGATTTCAAAT CAACTGGATGATACTGCGGGATGCGGACACGGGTAAGATCATCTGGCAGGAGAACAAGGACTTCTCCTGCCCGGACGTCGAGCACGAGGCGAAGGTGCCGGTCAAGATACTCAGCTTGCGTGCCGTGTCGCGGGAAATCAACTTCAGCACCGTCGAGGCGATGGAAAACTTTCGACTCGACCAGAAG GTCCTCTTCAAGGGGCGCATTATGGAGGAATGGTTTTTCGAGATGGGATGGGTCAGCCCGAACACGACCAACACCTGGCAGTCGACCATCGAGGCCGCGCCCGAGTCGCAGATGATGCCGGCCAAAGTGCTGAACGGCAACGTGACCATCGAGACGAGCTTTTACGACGGCGATACGCTCATCAGCAAGTCGGTGGTGCGGTTATACTACATCTAA
- the LOC120955305 gene encoding uncharacterized protein DDB_G0284459: MTLPEALLKRLAKRGIIPDGAGKQNTAGTNDSHPAKGGAASTAEGDSDRDHRERDSDATTDRDSDDHGENDDDEEDDELDEERREADAVNEEIIAEDYDEYDQVNPDSFEYAAKKKSNPAQDWTEKMKQKMTKRYGYQSVEACQNKYNVYHLCTMYCVKRYGEADFEIEKDYDKRVKRLLERYPLPKNWRKEYDVGCKAFYFYNKDTRIVSWLPPTHPDAKLSKSAKVLRRELMEEQKQKEAASEAVPPTVVVESYPPAAAPPAKPLIGPTNTGAQLPPVPPVGLENLKPPVVNPPKRPPKPSGSGREDEKRSRTFSSGNDAGNDTGMSETDRDREYRERNRDRRDRDRRDRDRSPAPRGDDNRFGNRDRNRDRDRDRDRDHHHRDRRPPRGPPKSAPLDPMDPAAYSDIPRGTWSAGLEQPTSGGSKKEKDAGKSKHSRAGDEDTDGGRAAADGDDGEGAHEVLKISAVKEFHQEDNDDDEEAD; this comes from the exons ATGACGCTACCCGAGGCGCTTCTGAAGCGTCTTGCCAAGCGTGGCATCATACCGGACGGGGCcggtaaacaaaacacagccgGAACGAACGATTCGCATCCAGCGAAAGGAGGAGCAGCGTCTACGGCGGAAGGTGACTCGGACCGTGACCACCGGGAGCGTGATTCCGACGCCACTACCGACCGCGATTCGGACGACCACGGCGAAAACGACGAtgacgaggaggacgatgagCTGGACGAGGAGCGCCGTGAGGCGGACGCGGTGAACGAGGAAATCATCGCGGAAGACTACGACGAGTACGATCAGGTGAATCCGGACTCGTTCGAGTATGcggcgaaaaagaaaagcaacccAGCGCAGGACTGGACGGAAAAGATGAAGCAAAAGATGACCAAACGGTACGGCTACCAGTCGGTGGAGGCGTGCCAGAACAAGTACAACGTGTACCATCTCTGCACGATGTACTGCGTCAAGCGGTACGGGGAGGCGGACTTCGAGATCGAGAAGGACTACGACAAGCGCGTCAAGCGGCTGCTCGAGCGCTACCCGCTGCCGAAGAACTGGCGCAAGGAGTACGACGTCGGCTGCAAAGCGTTCTACTTCTACAACAAGGACACGCGCATTGTCTCCTGGCTGCCGCCTACCCATCCGGATGCGAAGCTGTCGAAAAGTGCGAAAGTGCTGCGGCGCGAGCTGATGGAAgagcagaagcagaaggagGCGGCGAGCGAAGCCGTCCCGCCAACGGTTGTGGTGGAAAGCTATCCACCGGCGGCAGCGCCACCGGCCAAACCGTTGATCGGGCCGACTAATACTGGCGCCCAGCTGCCACCGGTACCGCCGGTGGGACTGGAAAATCTTAAACCACCCGTTGTGAACCCCCCGAAACGACCACCAAAGCCATCGGGTAGTGGACGGGAAGATGAGAAGCGATCGCGCACGTTTTCGTCCGGTAATGATGCCGGGAATGATACGGGCATGTCCGAGACGGATCGGGATCGTGAATATCGAGAGCGTAATCGAGATAGAAGGGACCGTGACCGAAGAGATCGCGATCGCAGTCCAGCGCCGAGGGGTGATGA CAATCGTTTCGGCAATCGCGATCGAAACCGTGATCGTGACCGCGACCGGGACCGGGATCACCATCACCGTGACCGTCGTCCACCGCGTGGACCCCCCAAATCCGCCCCACTCGATCCGATGGATCCGGCTGCCTATTCGGACATACCGCGTGGCACCTGGTCGGCCGGGCTGGAGCAACCCACGTCGGGAGGCtcgaagaaggaaaaggacgCCGGCAAAAGCAAACACTCACGAGCCGGCGATGAAGATACCGACGGTGGACGGGCGGCTGCGGACGGTGACGATGGGGAAGGTGCCCACGAGGTGCTGAAGATTTCGGCCGTGAAAGAATTCCACCAGGAAGACAatgacgacgatgaggagGCGGATTGA